The following DNA comes from Hordeum vulgare subsp. vulgare chromosome 3H, MorexV3_pseudomolecules_assembly, whole genome shotgun sequence.
atcacaaaatttcaacaatttctgacttcatttcgtatatttcgtgcatttacttattttttttgagctagttgaccctgaaattgaaaagcactacaaatgaactctgaaaatgttgaaagttggcatgttatcatcatttcacccacatagcatgtgttaaaaagttgagagggctacgacaaaaactggatgcagttcgtgaacaaaacagacaatctctcttgaagtaggagggtttcgaactagaactcatctcttacaaagggatttcattttttttgaacttatttgaactccatactttttgtgtgttcaaaatgcaccattcaaaggcacatctcaaaatttcaacaatttctgacttcatttcgtatatttcgtgcatttacttattttttttttgagctagttgaccctgaaattgaaaagcactacaaatgaactctgaaaatgttgaaagttggcatgctatcatcatttcacccacatagcatgtgttaaaaagttgagagggctacgacaaaaacgggatgcagttcgtgtacaaaactgacaatctctctcgaagtagcagggtttcgaacgagaactcatctcttacaaagggatttcattttttcaacttatttgaacgccatactttttgtgtgttcaaaatgcaccattcaaaggcacatcacaaaatttcaacaatttctgacttcatttcgtatatttcgtgcatttacttattttttttgagctagttgaccctgaaattgaaaagcactacaaatgaactctgaaaatgttgaaagttggcatgttatcatcatttcacccacatagcatgtgttaaaaatttgagaggctacgacaaaaactggatgcagttcgtgaacaaaacagacaatctctcttgaagtaggagggtttcgaactagaactcatctcttacaaagggatttcattttttttgaacttacttgaactccatactttttgtgtgttcaaaatgcaccattcaaaggcacatcacaaaatttcaacaatttctgacttcatttcgtatatttcgtgcatttacttatttttttgagctagttgaccctgaaattgaaaagcactacaaatgaactctgaaaatgttgaaagttggcatgctatcatcatttcacccacatagcatgtgttaaaaagttgagagggctacgacaaaaacgggatgcagttcgtgtacaaaactgacaatctctctcgaagtagcagggtttcgaaccagaactcatctcttacaaagggatttcattttttgaacttatttgaactccatactttttgtgtgttcaaaatgcaccattcaaaggcacatcacaaaatttcaacaatttctgacttcatttcgtatatttcgtgcatttacttatttttttttgagctagttgaccctgaaattgaaaagcactacaaatgaactctgaaaatgttgaaagttggcatgttatcatcatttcacccacatagcatgtgttaaaaagttgagagggctacgacaaaaactggatgcagttcgtgaacaaaacagacaatctctcttgaagtaggagggtttcgaaccagaactcatctcttacaaagggatttcattttttttgaacttatttgaactccatactttttgtgtgttcgaaatgcaccattcaaaggcacatcacaaaatttcaacaatttctgacttcatttcgtatatttcgtgcatttacttattttttttgagctagttgaccctgaaattgaaaagcactacaaatgaactctgaaaatgttgaaagttggcatgttatcatcatttcacccacatagcatgtgttaaaaagttgagagggctacgacaaaaactggatgcagttcgtgaacaaaacagacaatctctcttgaagtaggagggtttcgaaccagaactcatctcttacaaagggatttcattttttttgaacttatttgaactccatactttttgtgtgttcaaaatgcaccaatcaaaggcacatcacaaaatttcaacaatttctgacttcatttcgtatatttcgtgcatttacttattttttttgagctagttgaccctgaaattgaaaagcactacaaatgaactgtgaaaatgttgaaagttggcatgctatcatcatttcacccacatagcatgtgttaaaaagttgagagggctacgacaaaaactggatgcagttcgtgtacaaaactgacaatctctcttgaagtagcagggttaaccagaactcatcttttacaaagggatttcattttttgaacttatttgaactccataatttttgtgaacaatatctctcgaagtagaagcgacccccacaataagagacgacattctttttctctcatatatggtggacattagctcacctgatttttaaaccattcaaaagtagcaaatgaagttagaaagggctaaaccattcaaatttggaaactataatggcacaaacagaaactagacatatataaattggtcctagaaggtacatgatactagtccaaacagtacataataatagctaccatagatatatatacaagtgttcgacgttcagaacactactcgtctgaatcgtctgaatcatctaaatcagaatgtccacgttcctcgaggtgacgctggccatagttgacgactcgaatcttgcggtacaactcgtatgaaacgtatgcatctttttctgcatactcaatgttgatatcatcaagtgggcccttctcccaaagtttgtgctgatactttgggaaactggtcttcatatcaccatatgactcgttgATCAAGGcagctgccatatgagccatcgaagtcctgtcatctcgaagcctgaatatcgtttggagatcaacgaggcaaccagctggtatctcaataccgaagctgtgcctcatcttcagcttgtcgttccttatgtcaatggaagcaaaagtgatgccgctgcgaaggaactccatgagttctggacaatgcttgtcactcctgcaacagaaacaaattaaaatgaaacaaatgttacatactgctgcaataaggaaacatgtttcactacaactaaagagaaacttatctttaggattcaaatagaacatatgcaatggaacctagagagatcactatagctatccaatggaacctagagagatcactagctatatgcaattttcatgactatgacatatcatattgctatccaatggaacatattaaacactagttgattctaatacgatttttcagattatgaaacactattccaatcagattgtgttcccttcaactaatcaaaattgtttcactacaactatttgaagggaaccaactatgattccaatggaacatattaaacactagttgattctaatacgatttttcatattatggaacactattccaatcagattgtgctccccttcaactaatcaaaattgtttcactacaactatttgaagggaaccaactatgattccaatggaacatattaaacactagttgattctaatacgatttttcagattacggaacactattccaatcagattgtgctccccttcaactaatcaaaattgtttcactacaactatttgaagggaaccaactatgattccaatggaacatattaaacactagttgattcgaatacgatttttcagattatggaacactattccaatcagattgtgctccccttgaactaatcaaaattgtttcactacaactatttgaagggaaccaactatgattccaatggaacatattaaacactagttgattctaatacgatttttcagattatgaaacactattccaatcagattgtgctccccttcaactaatcaaaattgtttcactacaactatttgaagggaaccaactatgattttaatggaacatattaaacactagttgattctaatacgatttttcagattatggaacactattccaatcagagtgTGCTCCCTTTCAACTAATTAAAattatttcactacaactatttgaagggaaccaactatgattccaatggaacatattaaacactagttgattctaatacgatttttcagattatggaacactattccaattagattgtgctcccttcAACTaattaaaattgtttcactacaactatttgaaaggaaccaactatgattgaaacaaataaacttacaatgtcattatcttggatcaaagaaagcctcaaaacttacctcgcccattggaagatcaagacatggcttgcgaagcatatttggatgacggcaacaccgtgttgatcggccgtgtactcccgatcaagcccgaagaacttctcatgatccgctgcgtggtcaaaccatcgttccttcaactgttgaagaaaaaatggCACCTCccagctcaggttcgtgtacacgacacggagcttggtcgtgccatgtgcgagcacctcacgaaagatagttggcatggtggaagaagagaagggaagaagagaggagaagaacagaggagaagaacagagagagcgacgcaagagagaagaagaacagagaaatagcgactgtacgcttcggttcgtgcttttcatcgcccgaaacgacgcgagatgcaaaccgtttgggcctttaatcccgggttgagccaccaaccgggactaaagaggtataccaaacggttgccaccactacgacaGGCCACGTGTtacgcctttagtcccggattgagccaccaaccgggactaaagaggtataccaacggtcgccaccactacggcagaccACGTgttatgcctttagtcccgggttgaaccaccaaccgggactaaagaggtataccaacggtcgccaccactacggcaggccacgtgttagtcctttagtcccggattgagcgaccaaccgggactaaagagggatacgaacggttgccaccaccactgcccgccgcgtagccctttagtcccggtttgagacatgaaccgggactaaaggctccttacaggccgggactaaagcctcgagggaggcattgaaaaTTGGGACGACGTAgccggacctttagtcccgatccAGAGGCAGGCCGAagctaaatggtccaggccaaaggcccgttttctaccagTGATGTTTGGCCCAGCGTCTGCCTGTAGCGGGGCGCCTCATTTTGCGAGGCAGGCTGAAACGGGAGCGCTGCCGCTGCGCTAAAAAAAAAAGAGCACAATTCCGCGCTGCAATTTTCTTTTAAGGCGCCTGTCGGAGTTGCTCGAACGGAGGACGAATCATTGCTCGGGTTTCTTCCGGTACACATACCGGTTTGCAAAATACAGGAACACGGCCACCTGCAAAGCGCTGAGACCAGCCAGGATCCAGTAGAAGTAATCGAGGTGCGCGCGGTTGAGGTTGTCGGCGAACCAGCTCTCTCCCCCGCCCCTCGTCGTGGCCCAGTCGACCGCCCACACGAGCATGCCGCTGGCGTAGCTCCCCACGCCGAAGATGCTCAGGCACAGGGCCAGCCCCACGCTGCGGAGCCCGTCGGGCACCTGGTCGTAGAAGAACTCCTCCAGCCCGATGAAGCAGAACACCTCCGTGAAGCCAACCAGGACGTACTGCGGCACCAGCCACCACAGGCTCATCGGCACCGCCACGTCGGGCCGGTCGAGCAGACCGGCGTCCGTGGCCACTCGGAGGCGCTTGGCTTCCACGAGCCCCGCGACGACCATGGTGACGCAGGACATGACCATCCCAGCGCCGATGCGCTGGAGCATGGTGACCCCCGCGGGGTGTCTGGTGAGGCGCCTCGCAAGGGGCACGAGGGCGCGGTCGTAGACGGGGACCAGGGCGATGTAGGTGAAGCTGACGAAGCACTGCAGCGCCGCGGGCGGCACGACGAGGCCCGTGGCCGCGCCCAGGCGCCGGTCCATCGTGCTGCCCTGCTTGGTGAACAGGGTGGAGACCTGGGAGGTGGCCGCGGCGATCACTATGCTTGACAACCAGATAGGAAGCAACTTACCGAGGAACCCGTTGTCGTCCATGTTCTGACCCGTCGCCAAAAGCCTGCACAAGTAGAAACATCCGCCGTCACTCACTATGACACCATCTCTCTGTTACGTCGACTTGCACTCACCGTTGTGTGTCAGTAGCATCGGCTCGAGAAAATATGAGCTTCTTGGTGAGCTGCGCCAAGGAACTGCTGTCCACGGGCTGCTCTACACGGTAAGTCCTCGAGCCGAGTAGGAAGACGACGAGGTACACCACCATGGTGGCCCAGCACACGGCGAACCCTACCGTCCAGCCAACATTCTCCTCGATGTAGGTGATCACGATAGCCGCGATGGCGTAGCCCCACGAGATGGAGAAGTGAAACCAGTTGAAGTAGGAGCTCCGGGACGCACTCAGGCTGGGATCGAACTGGTCCGCGCCCAGAGCTTCCGAACACGGCATGTGGAAGCCCTGCGCCAGCGCTAGCAGGTAGACCGCGGTGTAGAAGAAGGCGATCCGGGCAGGCGATGAAGCCgagggcggcggcgagcaggtgcTGGTTGTGTTGTGGCAGCCGGCAGGACGAAGGTGCGACGTTTGCAGCATGGATGAGACCGTCAGCATTCCCAAGCTCTGCTCGTCATCATGATTAACGGGATATCAAAACAATTACTAGCAAAGTCTCATCTaacacctactccctccgtttctaaatataagtctttaaagaggtttcattaatgaactacatacggatgtatatagacatactttagagtgtagattcactcattttactccgtatgtagactcctaatgaaatatcttaaaagacttatatttaggaacagagagaGTATAACATTTGATTAATCAGACAAACATAAAAATAAGATGTCCAGAATAAGACTCTTTAAGTATAGTCAAATGGTGTAGGACTTAGATGAAGCTGAGTTAATTCTCATCTACTACATCCGTCCTATAATGTACGACGTTTTTTGACCCCAGAAGGAGTAGATGGGAGCAAGCCACACCCATCCAATATGCACATGAAAATGGTCTCTGTTTTAGTTAGGAGTATTCAAAATCATAATTACAACTGCAGTGACATGAGAGATTAATGTCATAATAGTGTGATATCATAGTTCTAAAATACATTTAAAATTCATAATTACTGTCCACAAATCATTCATGGAGTGGGTGTATCTTAAGAGAGTGGTTTATCTACCTCACCTGAATCATATCCATCGTGGTTGCATTGAGAGGGTAGAATTGGTTCGGACCCAAGGGCTAAACACGATGAACAATCTCGGACGGTCGCAAAAATGCAACGGTGAACGAAGGATTTCGAGGCCATAACCAGGCTTAGGGTCAGGTTGCCTTAGCCTATCTCTGCCACTCGCTTTGAGGTTCATGTTATTATTTGATGTTGTTAGAATTTATCTCGTTTCAAGATGTTTCCTTGTGTCAACATGTATCGTCATGTGTTATTGTGTACCAACACAAAATAACACATTTGTTTTGAAACTGGTTTATTGATACACCATGATACAAAATTATGAACGTCAATAATACGGCGACGTTTCCTCGAGGAAGTCTCACCCGAGCGAATGAACATTTCCTCTAGGAGGCTCATTTGAGGGCATAACGCCAGCAGGGAGTGTTCAATCTAAAACACACTCCAAGGAAATGCTTTCCCATGATATAACGTATATATTTGCCATGCTATAACATACTTCCCCTATGTCAAAATAAGTATCGTTGATCTAGTTTAAAATTTATATTAATTTAATATTAAATCTGCAACACTTATTTTAAGACAGAAAAAGTATATATTTGCCATGCTATTCCAAAAAGTTGTGCCTTGTTGGAAAGAACATGCTAGCAAAAAGAATTGCCAGGAATTTTTCATGCTAGAACAGAGTAAATTGTCATACGTACCAAAGATTCGCACATggcaagaaaaaaaaggaaacttGTTATCCTATAGATGGAGAAAATTTGCCACAAACTGCCAATGATTTGCCATGTTGTAAATTAGGATAACAAAAATGCTAGACCTACTAAATCTTATTTACGTTTATTAAACCTTTCAACTAATGTAAACATGCCCCCCCTGATTTTCCGCGGTGGATGGGCCTCATCCTCCTCTTAATCCAATCAATGATTGCCAAATCAGACTATCCCGTAAACGTACGTAAACATTTACGTAGATGTGCATCAGAATAAAACTACCCTGCTACACATAGAAATTGCCATGACCCTAATATAGAGGGGGAAAATTCCCTCACGAAGGCCGTTCCCAAAGGCAACGTCAAACAAGCAAACCCCGTAGTGTTCTGAGGTCTTCCCTCCcaatggccttcctagtgaacgcAACAAGATTTGTGCGCCTCAATCCAACGGCCAGCAGAGTGTTCGCTCAAACACGGATTAGAACTAACGTCAGTCTATAGCATTTGGGATCAAGCATTGAGATACACTTTGgaacgagaaaagaaaaactaatgTAACACTTTGAAACAAGATAAATTttaaaaacagtaaaaaaaagTAGCACGAATCTAAAGCAAACACGAACGATGGATCCATACACGAAATTTCTTTTTCTTGTGCATCAAGtcttggaattttttgggatcagTGATGTCATCGCGTTATATGGGAGCCCTATTTTTTTCATAGTCAGAGTATTTGCTTCTCTGCATGGTTGCACTTACAATCAGTTATTTTGATGTTTTTTTAGGCTTTTAAAAAAATTATCCCCTATCCAGCTTGTTCTAGAAACCCAACCAAAAATAATTTTTTAGAAGCCTACTACTCAAATCTTAATTAGTAGGTTCTAATAAAACAAATAAATTTGATTGGGTTTCTAGGATAACTTGATAGGGGACATTTTATTTCAGCTTATTTTAGAAGTTAGCAAAGGAAGTCGCCATTAGTAGAGGAGAAAATATAACTGCATGAGGAAAAAAACGCCTCTCACTCCTTCCCATAACCATAGCCATCTCCGACTTTTTTTGTGAAAGCCTCCACCTTCTTTTACCCCCTCCGCTTTGCCGAGGGATGCCACAGCCAAATGCCTTGAACATGACAACATGGGCTCTTGTTGATCTCCCACTATGGTGTTTGTCTGACAACGAGGATGACAATCAAGCACCTCCACCGTTATCGGAGGATACCACATCTGCTGGCCCAACGCGTGACTTTTTCTACTTTAAGAAGATAACATCGGCACAGTTCAAAAAAAAAACGTATGCAATTCACTCATCCAAAGAAGTTACAAAATATATAAACATGTTACAATAATTAATGATCCTATTTATAAAACAGATGATGATTAAGTGTTATACAAATTtcctttttgtgaaa
Coding sequences within:
- the LOC123444774 gene encoding protein NRT1/ PTR FAMILY 5.10-like, coding for MESGEPLPRHDGRGGWRAALFIVAVGFLERIGFTGVGGNLITYLTGPLGMSTAAAAAGVNAWSGTVLVLPLVGALAADSRLGRYRAVLIAGVLYLLSLGMLTVSSMLQTSHLRPAGCHNTTSTCSPPPSASSPARIAFFYTAVYLLALAQGFHMPCSEALGADQFDPSLSASRSSYFNWFHFSISWGYAIAAIVITYIEENVGWTVGFAVCWATMVVYLVVFLLGSRTYRVEQPVDSSSLAQLTKKLIFSRADATDTQRLLATGQNMDDNGFLGKLLPIWLSSIVIAAATSQVSTLFTKQGSTMDRRLGAATGLVVPPAALQCFVSFTYIALVPVYDRALVPLARRLTRHPAGVTMLQRIGAGMVMSCVTMVVAGLVEAKRLRVATDAGLLDRPDVAVPMSLWWLVPQYVLVGFTEVFCFIGLEEFFYDQVPDGLRSVGLALCLSIFGVGSYASGMLVWAVDWATTRGGGESWFADNLNRAHLDYFYWILAGLSALQVAVFLYFANRYVYRKKPEQ